From Platichthys flesus chromosome 7, fPlaFle2.1, whole genome shotgun sequence:
taaattaaaatactcAGATTTACATCAAGACATCTTCTCTATGggcaaactaaacaccttttgaatTTTAATGACGACTTAAGGCGACCACAGATTCACTGTTAGAGGCATTAACAAATTTAACCTTCTTCATATTCTACTGTCCAGTTAAATGTATTGCATTATATGCTAATACCTTCTTTTTTATTAACTCATAAGTTCAGTGTTTAATTATGGGTGTTTAGGtaattttttgttgttattggtTTTACTCACAAGAGTCGTGGCACCTGTACAAGCCAGCGCACGTTGGTGGAGTAGACCTCATGCTTGACCGACCACTTGGCCAGTTTGTCCCACTCATCTCTGCAGCGGCCGTAGATCGACAGCCTGAGCTCCACGTTCTGGTACTTGCTCTCCTCCAGGTCAGCCATCACCTCCTGAGAAGCAGTGACACAGACGGTCAACAGAGGGCGTCAGTGCCCCTTACAGTCGTTCTACATGCATCAGGAGCACTGTCATGTGTTATTGTGATTGTTCATGTGTTCACTAAGCACCTTAATCATGTGACCAAAGTATTTCCCCTCAATGTAGTTGTCTGTTTTGATGAAGATCTCCCTCAGGATGGACTCGCCGATGGGGTTGTATTTGGCATTGAACTTGTCAAATCGATGGAACGTGTTACGGTCCTGCAAAAAATTGTTGACACATGACATGGAAGTTGAAACAGCTCTCATTTTAACATGGTGGAGCATTTTTTCAGACCAAGCGCTGCTTCTGAAAGGATTAGCGCTTGATACATGAGGATCTCTTACTGCGTGCATGTCCAGGGTGTCCACACTCAGGTCAAATGCTGTCAGGTTCATGTTCTCAAACACCTCCATGAGCGTCTGacccttccctctctccacgTGAACAATATCCTTTGGATACTTCTTCATGGCCCTCTTGATAAAGCGAAGAAGGTGCTTCTGGTTCATGCAGGACGAggcgtgtatatgtgtgtcaaCCTGTGCAGACAAACCGTTATATTAGGAAACATATACAGTCTGAACCTGGATTATTGAAAATAGTTCTGAATGGGTAAAGTAGCAAGATCTCTCAAGTTCACCTTACGGATATTGTAAAAGTCTCGATGTGGAACTTTCTTCTGCTCGGCAAGCTCTTTCATCTCGTTCAGCAGGATGTGCATCTGGAACTTGGAGCTAAGATACTGCAGGCGGCGGTAGCAGAAGGATTTTCTGTGGTGACGGGAAACAAAaagtagtttgtgtttgtgtactgaAGGGTCAAGTCATTTAAAGTTGGGTTTATATGTTATTCTCTGATATAAACTCACACTGGACCGTTGATGATGAGGGCCATCATCACGTTCATATCAGCGATGTACTCCTGCAGGTCTGGATATGGCAGGTCCATCTCCGTGCTCCtgttcaaaaacacaatatgtgACCTGGttctcaaaacacacaaacatcctaCCAAGATACAGCATGCGTGCGCCAAGTGATTCATCGTGAACATCTCACTTTTCCATAATGCTCCTTGTTGTGTACACATGCATGACACCGTCCACCATCTTGCAGCCATATCCCATGTCCGGGGGCATGCTGGAAGGGTCCTGGTTCTCATACGGGTGGTTTTCAGACACAGGTGGGTCTACTGTGGCTTCTGTGAGGGGACAGAATGTCGCACTGTGTCACGGCGTTGAACAAGTTGGTGgtaacacacatgcaaacgAAGGTCTGATTGAATCAGCCTGCACGTTGGGACAGCCTGTTCCAGGGTGTGTGACAGATGGATTGTGGAGTCTGTGGGCGTGTGGACACgacatataaaaacaatattaactgttgtttttgtgtaaccaGGGCTATAAtagtatattttttattataagttAATTTACTGAGAATTATTAAATTGGCAAGATAATTTCTTTGGCTCTACAATTAAAAATTGTCTACCAAAAGGTTCCGGAGCAACAAGGCAATGTCTTTGAATTACTTCAACAAACGTCCCAAAACCTAAAAGACTATAAATATGGAAgatgtgtctccacctcctcccattgCACAGTAACAATCGGGGGATGGAGTGACTCCCGTCTATGAGTTTTAATCCCTGTCCCATCAAGATAatttggcttctcttttgggGATCATGTTATCATTATACAGAGTCTATGGCCCAAAACCTACAGATACTCAAAGTCCgatatagaaaacaaaaaaaagcagcaaatcttgaaatgtattattaattgTATCATAGTTGAGGTAATATTTCAGGACAAATTATGAGCTCCTGTTTGTTGGTTCCACGTGCACAGGACACTACAGATATATAGTGTGAAAACAGTGCAGACATTGGTCAGTGTGAATGTAcctggtgtgaatgtgagctcCTCCTCGTAAATGTTCAGGTCCAGAGATCTCTCACTGAGCTCCTGCAGGCAACGAGACGTGGTCCTGCAGAAGCTCTGCAGGGACAGACCCATGTACTTCTGTCGGATGAACAGAGCCTTCACCACACATTTGGCAGCGTCCAACAGATCTGTGAAGGGAACcttgacagaaaaacaaaaaaaaaaaaggatgaagatagaggcagagaagaaaacaatagAAGGCGTCTATTTTTAGAGAGAGGAGGTGTTGAGGAGGTGTTGAGAAAGAAACACCACAAAATAAGTTCTGTATGAAATACTGTAGCTCCTCTTGCTTTTTCCTGATTCCTCCCTTGTTTCTGCACTGACTGGACTTACCCCACATTTCTCCTCCCCAGAGATCGAGACTCTCTGGTACTCCTTCTCTTGGACCAGCTCTCGCTCATGCAGCTCATGCACTTGGCTCTGCTCCTTCATATATCTAAtgaaaaatcatgaaaaaaatgtcataCTTTTTTACAGCCTTTTCTTGCAAGATAAAATATACATTGAATGGATGAAGAGATGAGTGTTGACTGTAGCCAAGGAGATGAACTCACTCGAGATCAGAGGCACTGTCAGTCTTCATGAACTCCTGCTTGGCCCTCAGGAGGATGTCAGGCTCAAACCTGAGGACAGAGCTCATTTTAAGATCATCAAAGGGTCTGACTGCATCCACAGCCACGGGTTTTTATATCACACCACCTGCCTCCCGCTGTTCTCCGACTTACTTTACATCCTGGCTGATCTGACGCTCAAGACGATGAcgtctctcctccagctgctcgaTGGGGCTATCCTCTGGAAATTCATAGGGGGCGCTGCGCATCTCACTCTCTGCCAGGCTGCGGGAGAAGAGCTCCTTCACACGGATATACATTCAAAAACATTAGGGAAAGcttcacaaacatttaaagtaaatgtcAATTTAAAAGGTTGATAACTGACTTCGGCAATCTCCTTGTACTTCCCGTCCATGGATGTACGCAGGTCAATGGACTGTTTCAAGGCTACGGGGATCCCAGGCAAGGAATGCTGGGAAGTGAGGTGGTGGCGCGGACCACGGAGATCAActggagataaagagagggagaaagaggaaaagaacatTAAATGAGAGAAATTATGCATCCTGATGAGTGTGGTTGAATTGAATATCTTCTGATTATAAAGACAGACGACATGACTACTccccgaaagtgaagccaaattatgTCCGTTGCCACCTAgactgactgcagtataggtctcAAATCCCACTCCTTCATgtgagtggatgggacataAATCAAATAGTTTTTTGTCAAAGATAGTTTCTGACATTTTAGTTAGTTCTTGTCACACCTATACATGCCTGCATGCAAATTTTTCTTggaatttttcttttaatttatgattttatttgatGCTAAAAACTGCAGCAGCTAAATCAGCCTGCTGAGTGTGTTTTTactccatgtttttatttattacttcaaCATATAAGCAGTTCCCAGTGAACAGTCAGGTTGTTGCTCTGTCAGTCGGCCTGCACACAACAGTGGAGGTCAGCAGCTGCACAATGGACCATTCAGGTGGCGAGCCCATGAGCACATACAACAGCAAATGCCCTCCATTGTTGGGGGACTCAAGTTTTCTACAAACTTATCACAGAAAGACGACGATGGGGGAAAAAACCCAATGGGGGAAGGTCCTTACAAAATACGGATTGGGACAAAAAACAGCTGTGAGTGGATAATGGGAAACGGGGTTATAAACAACAGCGGagggggaaaacaaaaaagttaTGGATTTGTCAGTGAGGAGAGAACGTGCTGTCACTGCAATGTTATTCATCTTTCACTTCGAGACTATGCACCTGTCCTGAAATATTCATGATCTCGCTGAATATTTCATCCTGTGTGTGCTAGAGTGTCTATGggtctgttgtctgtctgtgttaatataaacacacacaaggtcaaagAGGGTGCACTGTGTGATACCTGCAGTCTGACAATGAAACTGTAAGATGATCGTATTACAAGTCAGATTTATTTGACACAGCATCTCAGAGCCTGTGTGCTCTATGGCGGCTGGAGAGGTGAAATCACTGGGCCAATCAGGAGTCCACGTAAAGCTTCATTAAAAGGTATAACAACACAGGGTGGTGGCTATAAACAGAAAGGAGGAGATGGTGTAATTAATTGCATGGCCACAACTCACCCTTGTTTATCACCTTCTGCTCGACACTCACCAATCAACACATCCCACTATGCACACAGTACAAGTGTGCGAGTGCACCACAAGGCAGTGGCATCAAAACATACACAAGAACCTAAGACTAAAATCATTTAGTGAAAACTGAGGGAGACAAACTTCTTCTGTGAACTGCATTAATctaaaagtttaaatcaacTATATAAGATACGAGATGTAACATCTGGAAACTCTTCTCTAACTTGCTGATGGACAATCATTATGAAGTATATGGTTGGAATGATGAGCTGAAATAATCAGACTAATAAGACTACTCAGGGCTGTGGTTGTTTTTAGTGTGATAATAATGCTTGTCCTATAATGATTAATACAATATTATCAATGTAGTTGTATCTTTATATGTTAATATGTATCTATTACATGTGTTTATGGTATATGTTTGATAGAATAGTTCCTATGTGATGGTCTTTTAATGATTTGTGGTTTAACTACTATTATCACAACTATTGTAAATACTGGTATCCCTTATTGTTCCCTCATGTTATGTGGTTCTCTGGTCCAACACCCTGCGTGAAGAACTGAATGATCGGGAGAGGATGTGGAGATGGCATCTGAGGCAGAGGAATTACGCTAGAAAGCAATAGTCTGCCCAGTGGATTGGCTGCAGGGGTTTTATtgcaacatccaccatcagGTTGCTGAAAGAGCTGGAAATCCCTGGACAAGTCCTGCACcagacaataaaataaacatcaggGTCTCCAGAAGGCTGCAGCCAATAGCTCTGATCAGGGCAAAGACCCTCACTGGGCCCTAAGATGTCAAGGATACAAACCCAGGTCTGATTAGGCCTGTGGTGGGTCTTTTATAGAAGTGGGTGTattgtgaataaaaaaacacccaaTGACACTAAGGGGCACAACTGATGTTATGCCCCCAAAGTACGCTAGTGTTTGTCAACTTATCATTATGAAATAATGCATACAACCTTCAATCGTACAAGAGATATACACCATcatgtcctatgttctaaaatgaGAATCCTAACGTAACCTATGTACTTTTGAGTTCTGTAATCatctttgtttaaaaatataagaaattgtttaaaaatataaaaataaaaaaaagctgtcAGAGATATACCGATCAGCCAAAACGTGGTAACCGATTTTACAGTTGCAGATAGAATATTGCATTTTAAGACAAACCAGATTTACCAGGTTTACAGCCTCTTCAAATATTTAGTAGAAAAGGGTCAATTGTTTGGCTAACTGAAAATGCATCTGCCGCTATTCAAGTTTTGTAGTCGTTTTTCAGCACAGGCTGTGATGCTAAACTCTCCTTCACATAATCACTCCCCTGGTGATTGGGGGAGGGATTGTCTGTGTATTGGCCGGCCATGATGTTTTCCCTGCTGTCGGGTAGAGGCAAATCGAGTGGTCATGATAACAGTGGACATGGAGGGCAAGAGCAGCACCCAGCAGCAAAGACATCCTGCATGGGCCACAGTAAACCAGCCCACCGGACCTGGAGCTAATCCCCTAATGGCTGCTATATTTGGATCGGTAGCATCTATGCTTATGTAACAACTCATCCTGCTGCATTTGCACAACAAACCACTCAGAATCCAAAGTCGGCCATGTTTTTCTTGAATATGCTGCATAATCCAGTGGCCTAAAGCTTTTATTGACCTGACAGGGGCAGAGGGACAGCAACATGAGTCTCAAAACCAGGTCAAAAAGTATCAGCTTGCCAGGGGACGTCCACTGCATGCATATTTCATCAGCAGTACAGAGTATGGAGTGTCCTAACTGTAGTTGACCTCGAATCATATAGTCAAGTTTAAAAGGTCCTCTGGGATGAAATGAGAAGTGGAAAGTAATCTGAAGCTCAAGGgcaagaggggagagagagagcccagGGGTCAGGACACATCCTGTGGAACTTCATCTTTATGGCTGTTTGTTATTAAAGGAAACTTGTTCTCAGTGACATCCAACTTCCCGCCTGcacaaaaaacaatttcacaatatagaaaaatgatcaaatatccaaagatttcctttctttcctttctctgtttctACCACCACACAGGACATGCATCATCAACCACTGTCCACCTGCCGCCACTGACGATGCCGATTTGTTACTCAGTAAAGTGCACTGACTCATATCTTCAGTGGCAAAAAGCAAATGTGCACGGCGCTGACCCACATCAGTGCTGCTCAGGAGCAGGATTACAGGAAAACGCACATATAATCAAAGCAGCAAaggtttttctctcttcccatTTCAGTGCTGATACcaaagtggttgttgttttgagACCTCACTCTGCCAAACCCTTAAATTAAAGGAAAGAAGCGTCGGACGTTAGAGCACAACCAGTCATACTAGCAATTGGCTACATTTTGCCATTTATTGTGTCTAATTTGTGACGCATCTCAGCAAAGAACAAAGTCACAGCATCATTAATCCACTCAGGAAGTATCTGCAATACTCTGTGCTCTAGATATATTTCGGTCGTTTGAAAATAAGCTACAGTGCTGAATACGCAGCCCGATATTTTTTTACTGCCAGGTTATGTCGATTGAAGAAGTTTGGCCTCCACTGATCTACAAAATCAAAATCATGAATTCAAAAAACATCCTGACTCGATGTAAAGTGTCAGTATTCTGCAGACATATCATTTTGTAAAACTAAAAATGAGCCATGGCTGCTCCCGATCATACACAGAGTCCCTTGGCCAGAAGAGGAACACAGACAAACGGTAGTTTCAAGGATTCAGTCGGACCTAACTCTGGATTTATTCTGCTTCTCTGAAGGATGCTTCACTCCTCCAGCATCTCTGGCTCTGCACCAAACAGCTGATGCCTCTCCACATATGAAATACAAGTCTTTGCTTTGGTCTCCGCAGCTGTGTGAACTGTACATCATCAGAAGAGTGTTGGTCCTCTACAGGAACCGCTGCCAGCCTTGTCACTTACATCTATTTGAATACTTAAATACTGAAATGAAGAAAGCATTGAAAACAATCAGATCCTCACAGTTGCAGGTGAAGACAGCAGGTTACTGTTTATCGGCCCGCTCTGCCTCTTTTGTGCAGAGTTGAAACCTTTGCAAAATCCTCCAAACACACGAGAGAGCTGCTTTTGTGGGGCAATCAATCCACACACATCCTCCTCGGCGCAGTGAAAAGACAGCACTGCTCGGAGCTGTTCCACAAAGCCGTCAAGGCACAGGCAGAGGAGAGTGGCAGTGCTTGTGAAAGGAAATAGGGAAAGGAAAGCAGAGGGGGGAGGGTCAAGGATTGTCCGGGGTGAGGATTGTTTGTGCTTCTTGACGGGATGAGGGTAGTGGAGCGTACCTGTCTCAGAGTTTACCAGCGGCTAGCaaggctgagagagggagagagagagagagagagagaggctgtccTGGTGGGGGAGATGGAGCATGCCAAACAGCAAATGGCCCAGGATGACGTCTGCTGACCCGTCAAGATGGGTTAAACACGATGTGAGGGATGGATGGGGAGACACAAGAGAGAAACACTTCAAACATCCAGTCAGAGGACAATGCtgacaaatgtaaacacaacgacacacacacacacacacacgcagtcatCGGCAGCTCCACACTCACAGAGTCAAACAGTCACTGCCTATATTCTGCTCAGTCTGACCCTGTAATACATACAAAGAGCTGGTCCTGCAGATCCATGAACTCCCCCTCACTTCCCAGAGTGtgaccccccccctctgtgtctgtctgcctcctgGTTCAGGCCAGCTGTCGCTGCACTACAGCTGCCTCTGGAGCTGATCCTCCTCATTTAAATGCCTCTGACATCTATCTGGAATGTAccacaggagggagaggaggcagggggggaCATGGGTGTGCATATGTATCCTCCTACTGAGGGTTGCTCCAGCATCACCCCTCCCTTCACCACATCATCATCAGTGCTGCGTTTTGCTGAGGGGACCATGTGTTCAGGATgtttgtgtcgtgtgtgtgtgtgtgtgtgtgtgtgtgtgtgtgtgtgtgtgtgtgtgtgtgtgtgtgtgtgaataggatGGTGCTGCCTCAGCTGTAACCCTGGAGATGTCATGGTCCTTTCCCCACCAGCTGAATAGTTGCAGTCTGAGGGAGATGACCGTCTAATAAATGAGAGcctgcctccagctcctctcacaTGAATGAAATTAAAGGTGCAGCACAGTGTCCCCATTATGAAATGCAGCATGCAATTTCTGCAACATGCTTTTCCCATGCCACAAACACAGAGGTGTGTGTACTCTCGATGAAGCAACACATAAATAACTCCGGGAACTGAAGCAATTTCATGACAGAATCGAAATGCACAGAGTGATCCACAGTGTGTGAGTTTCTCTGCAGTCATATCTCTCTTTTTATTATCTCTTCTgcagtgaatgtaaattagctctgggctgcacacactgactgtaaaGAACAGGAAAAAGGTGAAGGTATCAGAGATTTGTATCAGAATACTCAGAGAATGAGTCACAGCAGAGCAAGAAAAGAAGTCAACAAGGCTCCTGACAGTCAAATCAGTCAACAAGTATTTAAAAAGAGTGTTTAAATCAGATTTTCAAAAAGTGAAAATCTAAAACACTGCTGACTGAAACTGTTGTTTGCTAAAGCTTATTTCTTATCATTTACAACAGAGagtaaaatctgtttttaaagttcAACCAATGAGCTTGTATGAACAGTGGGAGTCTTATCTGGCTCTTGCTCAATACCACACTTCAACTCCAGTTAACATGGAACTCAAAGCTGAATGAGAAATATTTACCTTCTCTTCCTAACACTGAATCGTTTGTGCTTTGCATTGTTTTCTTACACTTTTCACATTTGGCTGAAAATCTTCTTCCCTTCATTGTGGATACCCTAACCAAAACCCTATCCCGAACCCTGATCAACTCGCGCCAAAACCTTAACCTAACCGTACAGCCTTTACCATAATCCTAGCCCTTATCCTATCTTTATCTTAAAACACACCTAAAATCATATCTTTACTTTTAAATGGGATGAGTTCCATCATGGGATTTGCTTTTTATCCCCATTAGTCCACATGTGAccatgtaaacagatttaggtctcCACAACAAGagtaatacccccccccccccctccaaaaaactTCCCAAACAACTATGTGCACAAAACCTTATGTCTTAACAGTTTCTATATGTACGTCTGGACCGTAAAGCCTCCAGTTTTGAGAAGCAGTCTgacaaactggacaaacacaaCTCGGAGTCACATGTGATTCAGCCACAAGGAAATTACAAGTCTGCCTCTCAAGGTTAAATTGTTCTGTGATTGTCGAGGCACTTAAGCGAAAATTGCTTTCAAGAGGGGTAATCAAGTTGTTCAGGCCTCAAGAGGAAACTAACAAACAACACCGAGGCTCATTGATTCATCAGTGTGGCTGCATTTATTCAGACCAggctccctctgctggtcaaaAGCTACATCACACACTGCCACATAATGTAGTTGAAAGCGGATATAACTGTTTGCTCATCTTTTCGAAAACAAGTATAACTCCTCCTATGAGCACTCATGGAggctgttttaaaatgtttataaaggAAATTGTAATGGTGGATAAACACTATAAATTCATAATTCTACTAGGATAACTCTGTAACTATATATGTAGTTGTATTGAGTAGGAAAACTGATTTCAAGCAGCACACACTGTACCTTTCAAACAAGACTCTGGATCTTCACGGGATGATGAAGACAACTGCTGGCATCAGACTTGTCTTCAGTAGATCTACTGCATCACCACAGCATGAAGTATGAGCCCTGACAGAACTAAGACCTGATCCACCCAGGGCTAAAGTCCATGAGACCACTGACAAGCCAGATGTTTATGTGAGTAACAGAGACAGACTGTCGACTGCAGGGTTATCACATAGGTGTGTTGGGGTCGGAGTCAATCGCTAATCACCAATTCTAGCTTTTCCTTGTACTGATTTCATCACAGTAGGGGAGTGACAGGGCTTAACGTTTAACCTTCAAGGTTCCTCTCCTGTGATAACTGTCTTTAGTCACGGGGAAAAGGCCCTgacactgtgtcactgtgtggtCATGGAACGATGACAGGATGTGACACAGCCGCAGGAGGCGTGAAGAAGTTGAAGTGGGTGAGGTACAGTGTGTTCAAAGCTCCATCATCAAGTAGCTGGACTGAATGGATGAACAGTTTGAATCAGAAAATCCTCATCATAACAAATCAttgtgtttttagtgttttatgTTGTTGAGCTTATCctgataaatgtatttatacaacCATTTTTCATTCTTCAAGCACTCAAAGCATCTAACACTACAACCCCACATTtactcatccacacacacacattcatacgtGCAATTTGGGGTTctgtatcttgcccaaggagaCTGGCATGTGGACAGGAAGTGCTGGGGATCGATCAAGCCACCAACTTTCTGGAAAGTGGATGAGCCACTCTAACCCACTGAGCCACTTAAACCAAGATGTGAGTGATACAATTGTGTTTGAGGGCGAGAAAGGCCTTTGAAGGTGTGCGTTTCTAtacttgtgtgttgtttttgaggGTCAGCTCCTGATCTCCAATCCTCTACATGTGGTTAAGAGCAGGCCtgtatataagtctctgtgcttccctttgtgtttgtcatggCCGCCTCACATCACCCACTCATCTTCACTCGTgagttctctgtgttttttaagctttttcAGTTAAGCCTTTTTTTTTGGTCCTTTTCTACTTTTCCAGTGCTTTTCCTGTTTGTTCCAGTGCTTTTTGTCATGCAATAGGTTAGCATGGACatcatgtgactgaaatcacatgaCTACATGGGGGTAATGCCACAGAAAGGGGCGGGGCTAATGTCAATCAGAAGCTCCCCTTGGAACTGCAGGACAAGGTCGATGACATAAGATCCTGACAATATTAATGTTAAGGGTATAAATCTGCCATAAATAAGATAATTTTAATAATTGTTATTAAATCTTGTTTGTGATGtattcaagcaacaaaatatgcattgagtttttatttcaaacattttcgTGTTGTTCCACTTTATCAAACATCATGGATTTCTGGGACTGACCTTTTAAAGTTCTCTAAATGGAGGAAATTTGCATTTAGGGACTGCCTAAACTAAAGAGATTTCTCTTGTGTTCTGCAGTTGTCAGACAGGAGTTAATTGTAAATACAGTTTGTCCCTGTCTGTTTAAAATGATTGTATGGTTACTTTACTACCTCATAATAATTGAGCTCTCTAGGACAGAGATGATCCAAAAAGCACAGAAGGGTCTGTCCTGTGGTCCGCAGCCGTTGGTTTCACCAGAAATGAGAACTGTTTGTTCCCTGTTCctgttattttttctgttgattgaattttaatagattaaaaaaatgtgacaCACTTTTTAAtagaatattttaaataaatctcaTAGATTATTTGTTTAAGCTTCTGTTCTTTACACGAAAAATAGGACTTTTATTTGTCAGCGTGAATTAATGACATTTCTATGAATAATACAGTTTTTGCTCTGCTTGCTGTACTTTTTTCAAGAtgcttgaaaaataaaagtaatatttaGCTTAGAATGCATAAATAATTGTatataaaatagtttttttcttgtAACCTGTATTTttatgtgctgtgtgtgagtaTTTAAATCTCAGGTTTTTATTCTGTTAGATTTCTGCACATCCATttgcaaatcaaattaaaacctGCTCTCGTAATGTTTCCcaggagagagtgtgtttgtgcagtcaCTCAATATAATGCGGCCTGTTCATGACTCTTTAATCAGTAAATAATCAGCTCCTGCGACATGAAGTTCTTCTCATTCGACCTTATTGAAGTGATTCCACGAGAGCAACGCAGCACAGAGCTAATGGTGCTCTTTTTCACAGGCGCAGCAGTGATTCGCCCACGGACGTCCTCCACCGAGTTCACTCCACACTCCCTGCAACAACGTGCTAAATATGGACAACGCCATGATGCCTCAGCTCCTCACACTGTAAGAGGGCAGGAGGCCGTCTGATAGATGAGGAGCAGTATGTCATGTGGAAGTGGGGTCTGTAAACTTTGACGAAAGCCAAGCTGTCAGTGACCGAAACTCATTTAGTGTTGATTAGACAGTGCTGCTGCCCGTCACCTCTATTCTTCTCTGCTGTGCTTATTGATTGATCGACAGAGAG
This genomic window contains:
- the ampd2b gene encoding AMP deaminase 2; protein product: MDGKYKEIAEELFSRSLAESEMRSAPYEFPEDSPIEQLEERRHRLERQISQDVKFEPDILLRAKQEFMKTDSASDLEYMKEQSQVHELHERELVQEKEYQRVSISGEEKCGVPFTDLLDAAKCVVKALFIRQKYMGLSLQSFCRTTSRCLQELSERSLDLNIYEEELTFTPEATVDPPVSENHPYENQDPSSMPPDMGYGCKMVDGVMHVYTTRSIMEKSTEMDLPYPDLQEYIADMNVMMALIINGPVKSFCYRRLQYLSSKFQMHILLNEMKELAEQKKVPHRDFYNIRKVDTHIHASSCMNQKHLLRFIKRAMKKYPKDIVHVERGKGQTLMEVFENMNLTAFDLSVDTLDMHADRNTFHRFDKFNAKYNPIGESILREIFIKTDNYIEGKYFGHMIKEVMADLEESKYQNVELRLSIYGRCRDEWDKLAKWSVKHEVYSTNVRWLVQVPRLFDVYHSKGQLCNFQEMLENIFMPLFEVTVDPGSHPELHLFLQHVVGFDSVDDESKPEQHIFNLDSPLPVNWTDEDNPPYSYYLYYMYTNMTVLNHLRRKRGFNTFVLRPHCGEAGPVHHLVSGFMLSENISHGLLLRKAPVLQYLYYLAQIGIAMSPLSNNSLFLSYHRNPLPEYLSRGLMVSLSTDDPLQFHFTKEPLMEEYSIATQVWKLSSCDMCELARNSVLMSGFSHKVKSYWLGPHYIMEGQESNDIRRTNVPDIRVQYRYETMCEELNLITQAIRTDELETIEEEGSLCMGAMRA